In bacterium, the genomic stretch ACCGAACCACTGAGCGTTCCCGTTCCTGTCGTAGTTTGGAAAAATGCGACGGAAGATTGCGTCGTCGGCGTAAATGCACCATTCCCATTCAGATTAAGTTGGTAACCCGTTATACCACTGGCATCCTCGATTCCGATGCCATATAACGGATTACGCGGCGCAGTGCGATAAGCGAAAGTAATCGCACCTACTGAATCGATTCGTACTTGGAAACTTCCGGCAGTATCGCGGGTGGTTCGGAACAGAATATTCTCGAAGGAAACAATGAACATCCGATTCATTGGTGATGCATAAGATACCGTTCCCTGCGAACAATCGAGTTCGCCCCACAGTGGTGCTATTACCGCATTGGGAGCGGTTTGATTGGGGAAACCGGGACAGTCGCGTGGCCACCACTGCTCATCAGTAAAAGAAAGGAACCCATTCGAAGAAATCGTCACCGAATCGAACACCGTTCCGAAGAAGTTGTATGGAAATCCTAAGGGAACTTTCTGCGCTTGATCGATAGTAAATGGCAACGTTGTTGCACCCGGCGTATTCAACCAATAGTAAGTCGTTGTTTGGTACGGATTCCGGAAGGAAGCAAATGCGGGATTCGATGGATTCGATGCGTTCGGCACTTCGTCGATTGCGTTGACCGTATAGGTGTACGTATGCAGCGTATCGACATTACGGTCGTTATAACTGGTCTGGGCAAAGGGAATCGTCGTTAGAAGCGCACTATTCCGGTAAATCCGAAACGAGGTTCCATCAACTAATGGTGTTCCATCCCGATTCGTGGTTGGGGCTGCCCAAGCTAATCGAATCACCGAATCACCTTCGGCTATCGCCGAAAGATTCACTGGTGACGCAGGTTGCATATTAAATCGTACACCGGTTATATCAGTTGCAAACACCTCGGTTGGCGCGGTAGAGTAAGTCGCGGAGACCCGATAGGTGTGCGCTACATTCTCACCATTACTTCCGATTGAATCGTCATAGGAAAGCGCTGTGGATGGTAGAGTTGCTCGCAATACAGCATCACGATATACTTTAAATCCTGTAAGAATATCAGTTTCATCGGTTCCGGTCGTACCGGGGGGATCCCATGTCAAGCGAACCCGGTCGTCGAAATTCGCGATTGCAGTGCAGTTAGCCGGGGGTAGATTCCCCACTTGCAGAAGCCGAACATTCCGCGTAATCACAGTGTCAGGGGTAACTTGGAATTGAACCGTTCGGGTTTGATAACCCGGCGAAGAAACTTCCAAACTATAAGTTGATCCTGTCAGCGCATTCACGTTAACAAACGAATAACTCCCATTTGCAGGATTCGTTTGTGTCATCCGGCGGATTGGATACGATAGGTTGTAATTCAAAGCGACCTGCGCGGACAGTGGGGCACCAGTAGTCGAATCGGACACTATGCCAAGAACGTTACAGAACGATAAACTTGGGTAAACGTGATAAGTACGATTGTTAATCGTTTCCAAAATACCCCGGTAGGTATAGCCAAATCCGTCAGTTCCAAACCGATTTTCAACGCCGTTCGTTTGCTCGGTTGAAAACTGTGGCGGAACTACACGGCGGAAATTCAAGTAAATTTCTCCGTTGGTTTGTAAGACATACTGGAAGGAAACCGATGTCAATGGAGCACCATAGAACTGAGCGGAAAGCACACTTACGATGAATCGGTTATTCGTGGAATCATACCAGCAGCGAATACTGTCGCGAGACGCGACGAGGTCGGTCCAATAACCAGCAATCAAGTTGTTGGGTAACACAGGATTGGGTATGCCATTGCAAAAGCGAAGATCGGCATCGTCTACAGTTAAACTGCGGGCAACAAATCCATTGGTAGAAATTTGTAACGTATCCCAATACTCACCGAAGAACGGGAACCTAAACGGCAGCGGGATTGGCGCTGAGATTTCGTCGTCACCGTAGACTGCCGCACTGCCACGATTCGCAATATCCACCCACTGAAAACTCGGTAGTGTTTCCGATAAATACATCCCAAAGGGGCGAGGATACACGCCGGTTACATTCGATACATCGGATAATCCCTCATCATATACCGCACGTACGTAGTGTCGATACAGCACACCATTAGTAAGTCCAACATCAGTATATGTTGTATCGGTAGGAAGATTGCGATACCCGACCAAAGCGGTATCGGTGCCGGTAATGCGATAGATATTGTAACCGAAAAGCGCATCGGTCGCATTGCGATTGCGTTCGTACTCGATTCGGGATAAATCGTGTTCGATTTCCTGCAATCGTCGCTCATAGCGAATTCGCCGCTCGTTATGGGATGGTATACGGGAAAGAACATCGATTAGAGCGGTCCGCTCGGAAAGTAATCCCGGCTCGTCGACTGCCGCGGCGGGTCGATTCCAACGCAAGAAGATTTGCTCATTTTGCCCACCGGTGGCGACCAGATTCGTTGGCGCATTCGGAGTTATCGTTTGATTCGTTAGGGCAAGAATCCGGTTTAATGTATCGGTGTTTGCGATGGCAAACTGAGCGGTGGTCGTCGCTTGGTAACCGTTAGCAAAGGCGCGCAGGCGATAGTTTCCGGTCTTCATGTTAGAAAACACCGCATACCCGTCGGCGTCAGTAACCGACAAATAATTCCAGACTCCGTACAAATCGACTTGCGCGTTAGGGATCGCTATCGTAGAGTCGGCATTCATCACCCGCACCGTAACTTGCGCAAGGGATAGTGCGAACCGGACCGCTAAGGAATCAAACGGTACAACGGGATTACCATTACGGGTATACTGCAACC encodes the following:
- a CDS encoding carboxypeptidase-like regulatory domain-containing protein: LQYTRNGNPVVPFDSLAVRFALSLAQVTVRVMNADSTIAIPNAQVDLYGVWNYLSVTDADGYAVFSNMKTGNYRLRAFANGYQATTTAQFAIANTDTLNRILALTNQTITPNAPTNLVATGGQNEQIFLRWNRPAAAVDEPGLLSERTALIDVLSRIPSHNERRIRYERRLQEIEHDLSRIEYERNRNATDALFGYNIYRITGTDTALVGYRNLPTDTTYTDVGLTNGVLYRHYVRAVYDEGLSDVSNVTGVYPRPFGMYLSETLPSFQWVDIANRGSAAVYGDDEISAPIPLPFRFPFFGEYWDTLQISTNGFVARSLTVDDADLRFCNGIPNPVLPNNLIAGYWTDLVASRDSIRCWYDSTNNRFIVSVLSAQFYGAPLTSVSFQYVLQTNGEIYLNFRRVVPPQFSTEQTNGVENRFGTDGFGYTYRGILETINNRTYHVYPSLSFCNVLGIVSDSTTGAPLSAQVALNYNLSYPIRRMTQTNPANGSYSFVNVNALTGSTYSLEVSSPGYQTRTVQFQVTPDTVITRNVRLLQVGNLPPANCTAIANFDDRVRLTWDPPGTTGTDETDILTGFKVYRDAVLRATLPSTALSYDDSIGSNGENVAHTYRVSATYSTAPTEVFATDITGVRFNMQPASPVNLSAIAEGDSVIRLAWAAPTTNRDGTPLVDGTSFRIYRNSALLTTIPFAQTSYNDRNVDTLHTYTYTVNAIDEVPNASNPSNPAFASFRNPYQTTTYYWLNTPGATTLPFTIDQAQKVPLGFPYNFFGTVFDSVTISSNGFLSFTDEQWWPRDCPGFPNQTAPNAVIAPLWGELDCSQGTVSYASPMNRMFIVSFENILFRTTRDTAGSFQVRIDSVGAITFAYRTAPRNPLYGIGIEDASGITGYQLNLNGNGAFTPTTQSSVAFFQTTTGTGTLSGSVVRPNGTPVSNVAIAINDTWNTTTNAAGQYTMQLPVGNWRVKISRPCFYPDSIIRNTVSIATGQTTTIRDTLGQGDLVANPVSFEITGNRGQVVTRPLTLQNSGDARLTWNAEIRYRSALDGVSATLPRDPITPPAADQIWGPDAFGYRAYDITEPEVPELLFWPDITSTGTTVVAGDDQGVMCDMDGFVFNYYGVNFSRLFVSTNGIVKFTEVTTGTGYNVNSQLPANLAFNALMPLWDDLEATVYKQYYPANNVFVLQWDGNRYPNATDTVQFQIVFYGNERMFLFGYNRIHSASVSATVGIQYNAGANNFFLPIYYGAQPGQGIPTNMNSWGIVFYA